The Flavobacterium sp. M31R6 nucleotide sequence TTTTTAGAAACACAATTTATGAAGAAAGATTTACGATTAATGGAATAAGTTCAAAAGCTAGATATCTTGTCGATGCACATGAATTTTCGATAGCTGTTAAATATTCATTTGGCAAAATAAAATCGGCAGAGTTTAAGGAAAAAAATATTGATGATAATTCTAATAGAATTCGATAATAATTTTCCCAGTCAATTTTCTTAATCAGACAATCTTAATCTTATTAATAAACTAAAATGATTACAAACATGGTTTAAATATAATAATTGTATTACATTTGATTACAAATTAATTATTAGTACCAGCCTTTATGAAATTACTGCATCCCTTTGTTCTTTTTTTATTTTTTACACCTTTGATTAAAACAATTGCTCAAGACATGCCATCAGTTGAGAAAAATTTATTCAAAATTGATTTCCTAGATCCAGGTTTTACTTTCGAACATGGTTTAACAGCAAACAGCACTTTAAATTCGGAAATTGGATTAGGACTTGGTTATAAATATAGTGATTACTATGGCTCAACCTTTATTGCTTATCCTTTCATATTAGAAGAATATCGTTATTATTATAATTTTGCAAGACGAATTCGAAAAGGTAAAAGCATTTCGAGAAATTCAGGAAATTATTTTGGAGCTAACGCAGGTTATTTTTTTAAGCCAATTACGAAACAGCAGGAAAAATTTGTTGAATCTTCCCAAATAGCCGCTTTTTATGGTTTACAAAGAACTTATAAAAGAGGGTTTAATATTGGGTATCAGGTTGGAGTTGGGTATCAAATATCAAAATCTAATGATGATGGATTTACACCATATTTTAGATTTACAATAGGTTGGGTAATTGGTAAAAAGAAGTAAAAAACTAACTCCCTTATACAAATAAAGCCCTTGCGATTGCAAGGGCTTTATTTGTATAAATTCTTAAGTATCTTAACCTTCGTCTTCTTCTGTATCTTTTTGATTGGACTCATCGTCAATTTCTTCCTCTTTAACTGAATCCAATTCAAAGAAACTAAAAATAGAGCCACCATAACTTTTCTGGAAAGAAAAATTAATCATGTGATCCAGTTTGGTGTACTTCGAATGCTCAATAACCATCATGCCATCTTCATTGAGTAATCCTTTTTCGAAAATCAATAAAACAATTTTCTCAAATATTTTTTGATCTAAACCATAAGGAGGATCTGCAAAAATAATATCGTAAGTTGTTTTACATTTTTCCAAAAAAGAGAAAACATCACTTTTGGTGGCCGCAATATTAAAATCATATTCAGATGCCACTTGCTTGATGAATTTCACACACCCAAAATCACCATCAACTGAAGTAATTGGCGTACTTCCTCGTGAAGCAAACTCATAGCTGATATTGCCTGTTCCGGCAAATAAATCCAATACTTTCAAACTGTCAAAGCTGAAATGATTATTCAAAACATTGAATAATGCTTCTTTGGACATATCGGTTGTAGGTCGAACGGGGAGTCCTTTTGGTGGAGAAATGCGTCTTCCTTTGTATTTTCCAGATATGATTCTCATGAGTTAAAAAGTATAAAATGTTGCAGATTCTGTCCTGCTGAAAAGTTGTTGCTTTTTTGTAAATCTGTTACATCAAGAAAGGATACATTTCGAATGTATTTGAAAGCGATTTTATAAAAATCATCTTCTTCCGAAATGGCTCCTAATAATTCCAATTGGAAACTTTCGGGATTCATATTTAGCTGTTCGGCTGTAAAAAGCAGATAGTAAATGAAATCCTCTGGCGTTTTATATTCGAATGAATTGAATAAAAGTAATTTTTGATTCTGAATCACAATAATTTCAAAATGTCCAGGATTAAAATGGACAATCATTTTCTTATTGTCATTGTTTTTGGATGCATCCAAAAGCTTTGAAACCAAGATACTGTTGGCGTGTTTGTAATCGAAAGAACCAAATTGATCTATAAAAAAGTTATTGATATTCACATACGGAATGTAAACCGCATTCATCTGATAATTGTTGATTTCATCAAATGCAAAAAAGTCGGTTTCAAAAACTTTGGTGTTGTATTGCAAATAACTGCCTAGAAAATTTTCATCAAATAGGGCAGTGGGAACAAATGTCGAAAGATTGTTATTATGAATCACTTGAATTTCATCGTAACTGTCATTCAGTTCCGGATAATTTCGGAAAGCATCCGAAAACAATTCCTCAATCTTGGTCGATTTATGGAAAGTGTCAAAATGAATTTCATTTATAGATACAATTGTATTATGAAGCGTATCAAAACAACAAAAAGAGAGTCCTGTCAGTGAAACCTGAATGGAAAGCTTTTTGTATTTTTTATCGGTTATATTGGTGCTCATAGTATTTTCTTCAACAATGCAAACTTACGAATAAAAAGGCAATGGCAATATCAAAAATCAATGGCAATGGCAATATCAATGGCAATAGAAAAAAAATAAAGTTTAATAGTAAATAAAAAATGGAATAGGCTTTCAATCTAAATTGAAATTCCAAGTTAATAATGATTTTTGATATTGCAATTGTAATTGTTTTTTGCCATTGATATTGCAATTGATTTTTGAAATTGATTTTTGAAATTGAAATTGCCATTGAAATAGCCTTACTTTGCAATCAAAATATACCCAATGAATTCCTCCTCATTTTACAGCCATTTACAGAAAAAATTCCCTTTTCAGCCGACGTATAATCAGGATATATTTTTTCAAAAAATCGCTATTTTCTTGACCGACACTCAAAATGAAACCATTTTTGTGCTGAAA carries:
- a CDS encoding RsmD family RNA methyltransferase, with the translated sequence MRIISGKYKGRRISPPKGLPVRPTTDMSKEALFNVLNNHFSFDSLKVLDLFAGTGNISYEFASRGSTPITSVDGDFGCVKFIKQVASEYDFNIAATKSDVFSFLEKCKTTYDIIFADPPYGLDQKIFEKIVLLIFEKGLLNEDGMMVIEHSKYTKLDHMINFSFQKSYGGSIFSFFELDSVKEEEIDDESNQKDTEEDEG
- a CDS encoding DUF3822 family protein — translated: MSTNITDKKYKKLSIQVSLTGLSFCCFDTLHNTIVSINEIHFDTFHKSTKIEELFSDAFRNYPELNDSYDEIQVIHNNNLSTFVPTALFDENFLGSYLQYNTKVFETDFFAFDEINNYQMNAVYIPYVNINNFFIDQFGSFDYKHANSILVSKLLDASKNNDNKKMIVHFNPGHFEIIVIQNQKLLLFNSFEYKTPEDFIYYLLFTAEQLNMNPESFQLELLGAISEEDDFYKIAFKYIRNVSFLDVTDLQKSNNFSAGQNLQHFILFNS